The sequence below is a genomic window from Microbacterium sp. cx-55.
TCCATCCACCCTCGACCACGTCGCGACAGAGGAGCCCGCTCGGGAGCTCATCCGGGAAAAACCCGCGACGGTCATCGCCTGGGGAGGAGAGGACGAGCGCTCGACGGTAGGCTGGGACACATGGCAGCGCGCAGTTCCGCACCCGAGAAGCGTCCCGGGTTCTTCTCCCAGCTCAAGACCCTCTACACGTTCACGGTGGAGGCCTACCGCTGGTTGCCGTTCGCGCTCGCCGGCATCCTGCTCGCCGGTATCGCGCTCGGCGTCGGCATCGGCTTCCTGGTGCCGCCGGTCGCCGTGTGGAGCGTCATCCTGTGGGGCTTCACCGGCCTTCTCCTCGGAGTGCTGGCGTCTCTGATGACCATGACGCGCCTCTCTACGAGCGCGATGTACACGAAGATCGACGGAATGCCGGGCGCCGCCGGGCACGTGCTGTCCACCTCGCTCGGTCGCAACTGGCAGTCGGGCGACATGCCCGTCGGTGTGAACCCCCGCACCCAGGAGGCCGTGTACCGCGCGGTGGGTCGTGGTGGCGTCGTCATCGTCGGCGAGGGCGCCCGCGGCCGGCTCACCCGCCTGGTCGGCGACGAGCGTGCGAAGGCACAGCGCGTCGCGTCCGGAGTTCCCGTGACCGTGATCTACGTCGGACACGGCGACGACGAAGTGCCGATCGCCAAGCTGGCCTCGACCATCAAGGCGCTGCCGAAGAAGATCGACCGCACCACGATGGCCGCGGTCATCAAGCGCATCGAGTCCGTGTCGCAGTCCCTGGCATCGATGCCGATCCCGAAGGGGATCGACCCCACCAAGGTTCGCGCGCCGCGTCCCCGCTGATCGCGGCTTCCGCGACGAACAGCCAAGGCGTCTTGCCGCCGGGTCCTCACTGCAACTCCCTCAGAAGTCCGTACTCGGAGCCGATCCCGCCCGTCGAACACTCGATGTGGAGGAGTTATCGCACGTGCGTCGCCCCTGCCGTTCGCGCAGGACGGAGCACTCGCCGTGCGCGACGCCCCCGAACTCCGCCGCGGGCTTACGCGCGGAGGAGCACCGTGCCGACGACCTTGTCGTGCAGTCCCCGCTGATCGGGATCCCAGACGACGGCAGGAATCACGAGCACCAGAAGCACGGTGCGCACGATCGGGCGCCAGACCCCGATCCAGCTGCCGCCGAGGCGGACGAGCCGCATTCCGAGCAGCCGGTGCCCCGGGCTGCCTCCCAGAGTGGGAATGAAGACGATCTGCACGAGCGCGAAGATCGCGATCGTCGCCAGGGAGTCGTAAGCGAAGAAGGCCACCGAGACGATGACGGCGCAGGCCCAGTCAATCGCCAGAGCGCCGATGCGGCGTCCGACCCGGGCCACCGACCCCGATCCTGTCGCCGGAAGCCCCAACCGCTCGCCGGGATAACGGGATTCGAGCGGGGTTTCAGCCATGACACGAGCCTAACCATCGAGGCGTAACCTGCCGGAAACATATGGGACACTGGCGAGCAATGCCTTCTCGATAGCGTCAAGGCAGGCCCGCTTCGGCGGGCGGAATCCCGAATGCCCTACCTCTGGAGTCCCCATGTTCAGTGATTCATCAGAGGTGCTCAAGTTCATCAAGGACGAGGACGTCAAGTTCCTCGACATCCGGTTCACGGACCTCCCTGGTGTGCAGCAGCACTTCAACATCCCCGCCGCTACCGTCGATGAAGAATTCTTCACGGTCGGCCAGCTGTTCGACGGCTCCTCGATTCGAGGATTCGCGAACATCCACGAGTCGGACATGCAGCTGATTCCGGACGTCTCGACGGCGTACGTCGACCAGTTCCGCGAGGCGAAGACCCTCGTCATGATCTTCGACATCTACAACCCGCGCAACGGTGAGATCTACGCGAAGGACCCGCGTCAGGTCGCCAAGAAGGCCGAGAAGTACCTCGCCTCCACCGGCATCGCCGACACGGCGTTCTTCGCCCCCGAGGCGGAGTTCTACATCTTTGACGACGTGCGCTACGAGGTGAAGCAGAACGCAAGCTTCTACTCGGTCGACTCCGAGGAGGGCGCCTGGAACACGGGCCGCTCCGAAGAAGGCGGAAACCTCGCCAACAAGACCCCGTACAAGGGTGGCTACTTCCCCGTCGCACCCGTCGACAAGACGGCCGACCTCCGCGATGACATCAGCCTCAAGCTGATCGAGGCGGGCCTGCTCCTCGAGCGTTCGCACCACGAGGTGGGCACCGGCGGTCAGCAGGAGATCAACTACCGCTTCGACACCATGGTGCACGCGGCCGACGACATCCTGAAGTTCAAGTACGTCGTGAAGAACACGGCCGAGCAGTGGGGCAAGGTCGCGACCTTCATGCCCAAGCCGCTCTTCGGTGACAATGGCTCCGGCATGCACACGCACCAGTCGCTGTGGCTCGACGGCAAGCCCCTCTTCTACGACGAGAAGGGCTACGGCGGACTCTCCGACCTCGCTCGCTGGTACATCGGCGGCCTGCTCGCCCACGCGCCCGCCGTGCTCGCCTTCACGAACCCGACGCTGAACAGCTACCACCGTCTGGTGAAGGGCTACGAGGCTCCGGTCAACCTGGTCTACTCGGCCGGCAACCGTTCCGCGGCGATCCGCATCCCGATCACCGGCTCGAACCCGAAGGCCAAGCGCATCGAGTTCCGTGCACCGGATGCCTCGGGCAACCCGTACCTCGCGTTCGCTGCCCAGATGATGGCTGGCCTCGACGGCATCCTGAACCGCATCGAGCCGCACGAGCCGGTCGACAAGGACCTGTACGAGCTTCCCCCCGAGGAAGCGAAGAACATTCCGCAGGTTCCGAACTCGCTGCTCGACTCGCTCGAGGCGCTGCGTGCCGACAACGAGTTCCTGACCCGCGGCAACGTGTTCACGCCCGAGCTCATCGAGACGTGGATCGAGTACAAGATCGAGAACGAGATCAAGCCGCTCGCGGCTCGTCCGCACCCGTTCGAGTTCGAGCTGTACTTCGGCGTCTGACGCCCGTGTGAGAAGAGCCCGCCAGCACTCAGCTGGCGGGCTCTTCTCATGTCTGTGTCGCGCACACGGGACGCCCGCCGCCCCTTACGATCGTTCCGTCATCAACGCCCGCGTCCGCCGGGGACGCACGACGAGATTCGAGGTCGAACATGTTCGCAGTCACCACCAATGACGTTCCGGGCTACCGGATCACGCAGGTGTTCGGAGAGGTCATGGGGCTCACCGTTCGCTCCGCGAACTTCGGTCAGAACTTCACCGCCGGTTTCCGGTCACTCGCCGGGGGTGAGATGCCCGAGTACACGAAGGTGATCTACGAATCGCGGTTCGAAGTCATGCAGCGGATGTGGACCGAGGCCCAGCAGCGCGGCGCGAACGCTGTCGTCGCGATGCGCTTCGACTCGGGCGCCATCGGCAACTTCACCGAGTTCTGCGCGTACGGCACGGCCGTGCTCATCGAGCCGATCACGCCTCCTCAGGCCTGAGGTTCACTCGTGCCGATCGTCTTGGCGAGGAAGTGGTCGGCGTACGGCGACGTGCTGAACGATTCGACCGCCCCGTATCCGCACGCTTCGTAGAGGCTCCGCGTCGGCGTAAGGTCCTCTCGAACAGTGAGCCGGAGGCGCCGCAGACCCCGCTGCGCGCTCGCGGACTCCAATTGCTGAAGGAGCGCGCGGCCCGCTCCCGAGCCGCGCGCCTCCGGCGCGACGAACACCCGAGTGACCTCTCCCGTGGTCTCATCGATCAGGCGCACTCCCCCGCATCCGATGATGCGGTCGTCATCTCGGATGAGGAGGAAGAACCCCGTGCCGTCTCGCAGGTCATCGCTCGGTTCGTTTCGCATCGCCCGGGTGACCTCCGCAGACGTCGCCGGTCGCCCCCAGTAGCTCGCGACGAGATCCTCGAAGAAGCGGGTCAGGATCGCGCGGCCCTCAAGCGACGCTGGATCCGCGACGGTGAACGTAAGGGAGTGAGGATGACGCACCCGACGAGCGTATGCCGACCGGTCGTGCGCCTACGCACGCCAGGCGCGGCGGGTCAGCCGTAGAACTGCTTCTCGAACACTCGACGGGCCACGCGGGAGACCCGCATCCAGTCCTCCTCGACGGCGCTCGCGGAACGTTCGGGGTACTCGAGGAGCCGGCCGATGCCATCGAGCCGCCGCCGATCCGTCGGCAGCACATCGCTCGTCTGCGCGGAGAGCAACGTGTTCGCCGAGCGCAACCGACTGGCGAGCCGCCACGCGTTGTGGAGTCGCGGAACGTCGGTCTCCGGCAGCAGCCCCGTCGCGCCCAGCACCTCGAGCGCCGCGATGGTGGACGTGGTGCGCAGGCCCGGGTGCGCGTGCGCATGCTCGAGCTGACGCAGCTGCACGAGCCACTCGACGTCGCTGAGCCCACCCGGCCCGAGCTTCAGGTGCCGCGCAGGATCGACGCCCTTCTGCAGGCGCTCGCTCTCGACGCGCGCTTTGATGCGTTTGATCTCACGCAGGCCCTGCGCATCGGCCCGCACCGGGTATCGCACGCGATCCGCCAGCGAGGTGAACGCCGCGATCAGAGAAACGCTCCCCGCCACGCCCCGCGCGCGCAGCAGCGCCTGCGCCTCCCACGACAGCGACCAGCGTCCGTAATACTCCGCGTAGGACTCGAGCGAACGCACGAGCGGACCGTTGCGTCCCTCGGGGCGAAGGTCCGCGTCCAGGTCGAGCGGCACACGGTGGTCTTCGGAGAAAGTTCGCAGGCCCGCCACGAGCTTCAGTGAGAGCGCGTGCGCTCGCTCCGGATCCACCCCGTTCGGCCGGTACACGTACAGCACATCGGCATCCGAACCGAACCCGAGTTCTCGCCCGCCGAAACGGCCCATGGCGATCACGGCGAAATCGAGCGCCTTGTCTTCGGCGGGGACCACCTCGCGTCGAACGGCCCGGAGCGTCGCCTGGATCGTGACCTCGGTGATCGTCGTCAGTGCGTCCGCGAGCTCCTCGATCGTCAGCACGCCGACGACCGCAGCCATCGCGGTGCGCAGCAGCTCACGCCGGCGCAGCGCTCGCACGGAGCGCATGGCGTCTTCGATCGTGTCGTGTCGGGTCTGGATGGCGCGGGCTTCCTCCTCCAGCGCCTGGCCCGATCGAGGTCGGAGGAGATCGTCATCGTCGAGCCACGCGGCGGACTCGGGGATCCACTCCATCAGCTCCCCGATGTACCGGGAGCCCGAAAGCGCGCGCGTGAGACTTTCCGCCGCCGCAGACGAATCCCGCAGCAGCCGGAGGAACCACGGCGTGTTCCCCAGCCGCTCGCTGATCCGCCGGAACGACAGCAGGCCGTAATCCGGGTCGACGCCGTCCGCGAACCACCGGATCATGATCGGCATGAGGTGGCGCTGGATGGTGGCCTTGCGGCTCAGACCGCTGGTGAGCGCACCGATGTGGCGCAGTGCGCCGGCCGGGTCTTGGAATCCGATCGCCGCGAGCCGGTCATGCGCCTGCCCCGTCGAAAGGGTCCGCTCCCCCTCCGGCAGCGAGGCGACCGCCGACAGCAGCGGGCGATAGAACAGCCGCACGTGGATGTCGCGCACCTCGCGCTTCACGCCCTCCCAGAGCTCCCAGATCCCCTGCCCGGTCGTGGCGAACCCGCTCGCCCGCGCGAGGATCCGCCGGTCATCGGGGCGGTCGGGCATGAGGTGCGTACGACGCAGCGCGCGCAACTGCATCCGGTGCTCGAGTACGCGCAGGACACGGTAGTCCCGGGCGAAGATCGCCGCCTCCGCGCGGCCGATGTAGCCCTCCGCGACCAGCGCCTCGAGTGCGTCGAGCGTGCCGCGCTGCCGGATGCGGTCATCCGTCAGCCCGTGCACCAACTGCAGCAGCTGCACCGTGAACTCGATGTCACGGATGCCGCCGGGCCCGAGCTTGATCTGCGAGGCGAGCTCAGCGGCGGGGATGTTGTCGGTGACGCGCTCCCGCATCCGCTGAACGCTGTCGACGAAGTTCTCGCGGGCCGCGCTCGTCCAGATCTTGGGCTGCACGGCGGCGACGTACTCATCGCCCAGCGCCATGTCGCCGGCGAGAGCGCGAGCCTTCAGGAGCGCCTGGAACTCCCAGCTCTTCGCCCAGCGTGCGTAGTACGAAAGGTGCGAGTCGAGGGTGCGAACGAGAGCGCCCTGCTTCCCTTCGGGGCGGAGGTTCGCGTCGACCTCCCAGAGCGGCGGCTCGATCTCGACGCCCGAGATGCCCTGCATCGTCTGCGCCGCGAGGCGCGTGGCGATGTCGATGACCCGACTCTCACCGAAGTCCTCGAGCTCCGTGTCCTCCGCCGCGCACACGAAGATCACGTCGACGTCGCTCACGTAGTTGAGCTCTCGGGCGCCGGTCTTGCCCATCCCGATGATCGCCAGGCGGGTCGCCGCGACCTGCTCGCGCGGGAAGAGTCCGCCGGGGCGGCCCCGGGAAATCCGGGTGCGGGCAACGCTGAGCGATGCCTCGAGGGCTGCGGCGGCCGCATCCGCCAATGCTACCGCGACCGGCGCGAGAACCGCTTCCGCGTCCGCGGCCGACAGGTCGTAGACCGCGATCCGCGCGACGATACGTCGATACGCGATGCGCAGCGCGCACCAGGCGCTTTCGTCGCCGGCGCTCGCGAACCCGTTGTCGTCGCCGACAGACGCCAGCAGTTCGGCCCGCATGAGGTCGAGCGTCGGAAGACCCGCCCGGGCACCGGCGAGATTGTCGATCTCTTCCGGATGCCGGAAGTAGAAGTCCCCGTAGCCTTCGGAGGCGCCGAGCAGCGCCCAGAGCGCCGGGCGTTCCAGCGCATCGCCCATCACGCGCCGCACGACATCGGGGGCGCGACGCGCGATCCGGGCGACCGCCCGGAGGGCCCCGTCCGGATCAGCGGCCCGCCCGAGGTCCTCCGTGAGTACGCCCCGCTCGACCGACAGCAGTTCGCTGAGCTCGTCGAGCGTGTCGAGCGCTGTCGTGACGTCACCGATCCCCAGCCGCACCAGGAAGGTCCGCGCGGAGGATCGATCGAGACCGGACACGCCGGTCTCAGAGCATCTCGAGGTTGCTCTTCAACTCGAAAGGCGTGACCTGCGAGCGGTAGCCCGCCCACTCCTTGCGCTTGTTCAGGAGCACGTAGTTGAAGACTTGCTCGCCCAGAGTTTCGGCGACGAGCTCGGAATCCTCCATGTAGTGCAGCGCCTGGTCGAGGCTCGCGGGCAGCGGCGCGTAGCCGAGGGCACGACGCTCCGACTCGGAGAGCGACCACACGTTGTCTTCTGCCTCCGCGGGAAGCTCGTACTCCTCTTCGATGCCCTTCAACCCGGCCGCGAGCATGAGCGCGTAGGCGAGGTACGGGTTCGCCGCGGAGTCCAGAGCACGGTACTCCACGCGAGACGACTGGCCCTTGTTGGGCTTGTACATCGGCACGCGAACGAGCGCGGAGCGGTTGTTGTGGCCCCAGCAGATGAAGCTCGGAGCCTCGTCGCCGCCCCAGAGACGCTTGTAGGAGTTGACGAACTGGTTGGTGACGGCCGAGATCTCGTTCGCGTGGCGCAGGAGCCCGGCGATGAACTGACGGCCGACCTTCGAGAGCTGGTACTGAGCGCCCTCCTCGTAGAACGCGTTCATGTCGCCCTCGAACAGCGACATGTGCGTGTGCATGCCGCTTCCGGGCTGACCACTCAGTGGCTTCGGCATGAACGTCGCGTAGACGCCCTGCTCGATCGCGACCTCTTTGATCACGGTGCGGAACGTCATGATGTTGTCGGCGGTCGTCAATGCGTCCGCATACCGGAGGTCGATTTCATTCTGCCCCGGGCCGCCCTCGTGGTGGCTGAACTCCACCGAGATCCCGAGGTCTTCCAGCATCCGCACCGACCGGCGACGGAAATCGTGCGCCGTGCCTCCGGGGACGTTGTCGAAGTAGCCCGCGGAGTCCACCGGCTCGGGGCCTTCCGCGCCGAAGGTCGAGGACTTCAGCAGGTAGAACTCGATCTCGGGATGCGTGTAGAAGGTGAAGCCCGCATCCGCCGCCTTCGCGAGCGTGCGCTTCAGAACGTGCCGCGGGTCGGCCACGGCGGGCTCGCCGTCAGGCGTCGTGATGTCGCAGAACATGCGCGCGGTCGGGTCGATCTCACCGCGCCACGGCAGGGTGTGGAACGTCGTCGGGTCGGGGTGTGCGAGCAGATCGGATTCGTAGGAGCGGGTGAGCCCCTCGATGGCCGATCCGTCGAAACCGAGTCCCTCCGCAAAGGCTCCCTCGACTTCGGCGGGCGCGATCGCCACCGACTTCAGGGTGCCGATCACATCGGTGAACCAGAGCCGGACGAACTTGACGCCGCGCTCTTCGATCGTGCGCAACACGAAGTCCCGCTGCTTGTCCATCGTTTCCCCTCTGCCCGCCGGCATCGCCGGTTCGGTGTCGTCATCCACCGGCCGAGCCGGTGCAGGTCATTGCGCGGGGCACGTCGCTGGGGACGCGCTCCGTCTCACTCGTCGTCCGCGTCGTCCTCTGCCCACTGGCGCGAGCGCTCTTTCAGGAGGGTGGGAGCGTTCGCCGCTTCTTCGGCGGTATCGAACGGGCCCGCACG
It includes:
- a CDS encoding DUF4191 family protein; this encodes MAARSSAPEKRPGFFSQLKTLYTFTVEAYRWLPFALAGILLAGIALGVGIGFLVPPVAVWSVILWGFTGLLLGVLASLMTMTRLSTSAMYTKIDGMPGAAGHVLSTSLGRNWQSGDMPVGVNPRTQEAVYRAVGRGGVVIVGEGARGRLTRLVGDERAKAQRVASGVPVTVIYVGHGDDEVPIAKLASTIKALPKKIDRTTMAAVIKRIESVSQSLASMPIPKGIDPTKVRAPRPR
- a CDS encoding RDD family protein, translated to MAETPLESRYPGERLGLPATGSGSVARVGRRIGALAIDWACAVIVSVAFFAYDSLATIAIFALVQIVFIPTLGGSPGHRLLGMRLVRLGGSWIGVWRPIVRTVLLVLVIPAVVWDPDQRGLHDKVVGTVLLRA
- the glnA gene encoding type I glutamate--ammonia ligase; translation: MFSDSSEVLKFIKDEDVKFLDIRFTDLPGVQQHFNIPAATVDEEFFTVGQLFDGSSIRGFANIHESDMQLIPDVSTAYVDQFREAKTLVMIFDIYNPRNGEIYAKDPRQVAKKAEKYLASTGIADTAFFAPEAEFYIFDDVRYEVKQNASFYSVDSEEGAWNTGRSEEGGNLANKTPYKGGYFPVAPVDKTADLRDDISLKLIEAGLLLERSHHEVGTGGQQEINYRFDTMVHAADDILKFKYVVKNTAEQWGKVATFMPKPLFGDNGSGMHTHQSLWLDGKPLFYDEKGYGGLSDLARWYIGGLLAHAPAVLAFTNPTLNSYHRLVKGYEAPVNLVYSAGNRSAAIRIPITGSNPKAKRIEFRAPDASGNPYLAFAAQMMAGLDGILNRIEPHEPVDKDLYELPPEEAKNIPQVPNSLLDSLEALRADNEFLTRGNVFTPELIETWIEYKIENEIKPLAARPHPFEFELYFGV
- a CDS encoding YbjQ family protein, with protein sequence MFAVTTNDVPGYRITQVFGEVMGLTVRSANFGQNFTAGFRSLAGGEMPEYTKVIYESRFEVMQRMWTEAQQRGANAVVAMRFDSGAIGNFTEFCAYGTAVLIEPITPPQA
- a CDS encoding GNAT family N-acetyltransferase; protein product: MRHPHSLTFTVADPASLEGRAILTRFFEDLVASYWGRPATSAEVTRAMRNEPSDDLRDGTGFFLLIRDDDRIIGCGGVRLIDETTGEVTRVFVAPEARGSGAGRALLQQLESASAQRGLRRLRLTVREDLTPTRSLYEACGYGAVESFSTSPYADHFLAKTIGTSEPQA
- a CDS encoding bifunctional [glutamine synthetase] adenylyltransferase/[glutamine synthetase]-adenylyl-L-tyrosine phosphorylase, which gives rise to MSGLDRSSARTFLVRLGIGDVTTALDTLDELSELLSVERGVLTEDLGRAADPDGALRAVARIARRAPDVVRRVMGDALERPALWALLGASEGYGDFYFRHPEEIDNLAGARAGLPTLDLMRAELLASVGDDNGFASAGDESAWCALRIAYRRIVARIAVYDLSAADAEAVLAPVAVALADAAAAALEASLSVARTRISRGRPGGLFPREQVAATRLAIIGMGKTGARELNYVSDVDVIFVCAAEDTELEDFGESRVIDIATRLAAQTMQGISGVEIEPPLWEVDANLRPEGKQGALVRTLDSHLSYYARWAKSWEFQALLKARALAGDMALGDEYVAAVQPKIWTSAARENFVDSVQRMRERVTDNIPAAELASQIKLGPGGIRDIEFTVQLLQLVHGLTDDRIRQRGTLDALEALVAEGYIGRAEAAIFARDYRVLRVLEHRMQLRALRRTHLMPDRPDDRRILARASGFATTGQGIWELWEGVKREVRDIHVRLFYRPLLSAVASLPEGERTLSTGQAHDRLAAIGFQDPAGALRHIGALTSGLSRKATIQRHLMPIMIRWFADGVDPDYGLLSFRRISERLGNTPWFLRLLRDSSAAAESLTRALSGSRYIGELMEWIPESAAWLDDDDLLRPRSGQALEEEARAIQTRHDTIEDAMRSVRALRRRELLRTAMAAVVGVLTIEELADALTTITEVTIQATLRAVRREVVPAEDKALDFAVIAMGRFGGRELGFGSDADVLYVYRPNGVDPERAHALSLKLVAGLRTFSEDHRVPLDLDADLRPEGRNGPLVRSLESYAEYYGRWSLSWEAQALLRARGVAGSVSLIAAFTSLADRVRYPVRADAQGLREIKRIKARVESERLQKGVDPARHLKLGPGGLSDVEWLVQLRQLEHAHAHPGLRTTSTIAALEVLGATGLLPETDVPRLHNAWRLASRLRSANTLLSAQTSDVLPTDRRRLDGIGRLLEYPERSASAVEEDWMRVSRVARRVFEKQFYG
- the glnA gene encoding type I glutamate--ammonia ligase, with the translated sequence MDKQRDFVLRTIEERGVKFVRLWFTDVIGTLKSVAIAPAEVEGAFAEGLGFDGSAIEGLTRSYESDLLAHPDPTTFHTLPWRGEIDPTARMFCDITTPDGEPAVADPRHVLKRTLAKAADAGFTFYTHPEIEFYLLKSSTFGAEGPEPVDSAGYFDNVPGGTAHDFRRRSVRMLEDLGISVEFSHHEGGPGQNEIDLRYADALTTADNIMTFRTVIKEVAIEQGVYATFMPKPLSGQPGSGMHTHMSLFEGDMNAFYEEGAQYQLSKVGRQFIAGLLRHANEISAVTNQFVNSYKRLWGGDEAPSFICWGHNNRSALVRVPMYKPNKGQSSRVEYRALDSAANPYLAYALMLAAGLKGIEEEYELPAEAEDNVWSLSESERRALGYAPLPASLDQALHYMEDSELVAETLGEQVFNYVLLNKRKEWAGYRSQVTPFELKSNLEML
- a CDS encoding SPOR domain-containing protein; the encoded protein is MSEENEKYWFNLTTGEVERGYESPAIDRAGPFDTAEEAANAPTLLKERSRQWAEDDADDE